One stretch of Leptospira bourretii DNA includes these proteins:
- a CDS encoding SDR family oxidoreductase, whose product MKSINPELPIVVTGGSGYIASWIVKYLLEDGKQVRATVRSLKDTSKIEHLLELKEKFKDKLSLFEADLMVDGSFDKSIEGVELVIHTASPFFVAGVKNAQKQLIDPALQGTKNVLESCNRISSVKRVVLTSSVASIFGDNIDSLQVPNQTFTEEHWNTTSNLTHQPYAYSKTLAEKEAWEIQKKQTRWDLVVINPSFVMGPSLSKRLDGTSVEFMKNMLKGVFRTGVPDTKMGFVDVRDVAKAHILAGFTPNAKGRHITSAEVMPMLGVAKIIKENFGNKYSLPTGNLPKALVYVIGPFFGLSWGYTKNNIGQPLNLNNEYSKIDLGITYRPLKDTFIDHVNQMESSGLL is encoded by the coding sequence ATGAAATCGATCAACCCAGAATTGCCAATCGTTGTTACAGGAGGATCGGGATACATCGCATCTTGGATCGTCAAATATTTGTTAGAAGATGGGAAACAAGTGAGAGCAACAGTTCGAAGTTTGAAAGACACTTCGAAAATTGAACATCTGTTAGAGTTAAAAGAAAAGTTTAAAGACAAACTAAGTTTGTTTGAAGCAGATCTTATGGTAGATGGAAGTTTTGACAAATCGATTGAAGGTGTCGAACTTGTAATCCATACAGCCTCTCCATTTTTTGTTGCAGGTGTTAAAAATGCACAAAAACAATTGATTGATCCTGCTTTACAAGGTACAAAAAATGTTCTGGAATCTTGTAATCGTATTTCATCTGTTAAGCGAGTTGTTTTAACATCAAGTGTTGCTTCCATTTTTGGCGACAATATTGATTCGTTACAAGTTCCGAACCAAACTTTTACTGAAGAACATTGGAATACAACAAGTAACCTCACTCACCAACCATATGCTTATTCTAAAACTTTGGCCGAAAAAGAAGCTTGGGAAATTCAAAAAAAACAAACACGTTGGGATTTAGTTGTAATCAATCCATCTTTTGTAATGGGACCTTCTCTTTCTAAACGTTTGGATGGAACCAGTGTTGAGTTTATGAAAAATATGTTGAAAGGTGTTTTTCGCACAGGTGTTCCCGATACAAAAATGGGATTTGTTGATGTGAGAGATGTTGCAAAGGCACATATTTTAGCAGGTTTTACTCCTAATGCGAAAGGAAGGCATATTACGTCAGCAGAAGTAATGCCTATGTTAGGTGTTGCAAAAATCATCAAAGAAAACTTTGGAAACAAATATTCTCTTCCTACGGGAAATCTTCCGAAGGCTCTTGTTTATGTGATTGGTCCTTTTTTTGGATTATCTTGGGGTTATACAAAAAATAATATTGGCCAACCGTTAAACTTAAATAATGAGTATAGCAAAATTGAT